Part of the Pirellulales bacterium genome is shown below.
GGGACCGAGATCGCGCTGGGGCCCGCCGCGGAGACCGATGAGACGGTGCTGGCCCCTTGGCGGGCGAAGTTGGCCGACGCGGGTGTTTTGCCGGCCGATCGGGAAGTGGTCCTCAAGATTCTGGCTCGGCAGGCCCTCGATTCCAATCGGTTGACCGCCGTCTATCGAATGGACCCAGCGGAATTGGATCGCATCCTGCCGCTGGAGGTCGTGCCGCAGCCGAAGAAGGTCTCGCGGATCGCGCTGGTCGTCGTTCGGGGCATAGACCCGGCGATCGGCGACGAGCTGGATCAATTGGTCAAGAAGCTCGGCGATCCATCTTGGAAGACGCGCGAGGCGGCGACCACGGAGATCAAGAAGCTGGGGGTTCGCGCCAAATCGCGGCTCGAGGAGGCGGCGAAGAGCAAAGACGCCGAAGTCGCCTATCGCGCCGAGCAATTGCTGGCGGGCATTTCAACCGACGCCGACCAATCGATGGACAGCACCGTGACCGGCGCCGTCCAAGCCATTGGCGGATTCTTCTAGGAAGCTTGAAGGTGATCTCGGATGGGTGCCATGGCCACTGCCCCGAGTGGCCTTGCGCCAGCTCAGTTCCATGCCGACCCAAAGCTGTGGGCATGGCACCCGACGTTTCCGAATAGCACGTTCTTCTAGATCCTACTCCGCCAGCAATTTGTCGATCTTCGCCGCGGTGTCTTCCCTCGCGTCGATGAATCGGAGCACTCCCTTCTTATCCACGAGGAACATCGTGGGGATTCCGCCGACTCCCCATTGCGCGGCCAGCGGGTGCCACGGCTCCTTTTCCGTCTGCGACTCTTCGCGCAACTGCGGCCAAGTCATGTCCTTGTCCTTGATGAACGTATTGACCGTGTCGTCGTCGCTATCGCAATCCAAGCCGACGATCTCGAACCCCTTGGAGTGATACGTCTTGTAAAGCTCCTTGATCCGCGGGATTTCGGCGTTGCACGGCCCGCACCAGGTCGCCCAAAAGTCGATGAGCACCACCTTGCCCTTCCAATCGGCGGAAGTAAGCGTTTTGCCGGTGCTGGTGCGTCCGGCGGCGGCTAGCGGCTTGCCGATCAGCTCGCGCTGGGCTCCGTTTGGGTCGAGTTCGGTGGCGAGCTGCTTGGCCTTTTCGCTCGTCATCACCTTGCGCAAGACAGCCACGGCTTCCATCGCCACGTCGTCGTTGGCCGGCCCGACGCTGGCCATGACGGCGAGCGTCAGTGCGACCTTTTCGCTGGCTGGGTTGGCCTTGGCGACGGCGGTGAAGTCGGTCAAGATTTTCTCCTGAGCTTCGGCATTCTTCGAGCCGAGCCACCACTTGCTCAGGACCAGCGCCGCTTTGGCCGCAAGCGCATTGCTTCCGCCGGCGGCGGTCTTTTCCAAGATCGCCGTCGCGGCATCATCTCCAAGCGTCGCGAGCATCGCCAGATACTGGCAGCGATCGTCTTCCAATCCCTGTCGCTCGTCAGCATCCTTCTGCGCCGCGGCCAGCTCCTTGAGCAGATCGGCCGTCTGCTGCAATAGGGGCCGCACCTTCGGGCCATCCTGCTTGCGGAAATCGGCGTCGGTGATCGACGAGATCGAAGGCATCACCGCATCCAACTTCTCCTTGGTCGCGCTCAGCTCGGCGAGGATCGCCTTTTCGTCGCGATCTTTCGCCGCGACAGTATCCTTGGCTGCCGGCTCCTTCGCGGCCTGGTCATCCGCGCGGACGGCCACCGCCCCGATTGTCAATACGAGCAAGAATCCCCACGCCATCGTTTTCCGTTTACGGATCATAGATATCCTCTCGATTCGATTGATGACTTCCACCGCGCCGCGCGGACCGACAGCTTGACAATTATAGCAGTTCGGGCAAAGAAGGCCCTATGGTTTGTTGACTCGTGATAATATCACCACTCCTCAGCGTCATTTATTTACCACAAAGGACACCGAGAACAGGAAGGGGGCACGATGGAGTCACTTTGTGTCCTTCGTGCCCTTCGTGGTTCTACGATCCGGAGGTGATAGGCGTCCGCGTTGGCTCATCCTGGTTTTGCTGGCACGAGTTGGCTGTGGATCAGGAGGAATTTCTTATCTCCGGCCGCTGAAGCGAACAGGACCGTGGCGGCGCGTTTGGGGCCCGTGCCGCCGATGGCGATGATCTTGCCGAGGCCATAGTCAGGATGCCGCACCACCATGCCTTGCTCGAATTGATCGGGCGAGATGGCCTGTTTGGCGGCCGCCGGCGCGACCGGTTCTTCGACCATCGCCGCGGCCGTCGTTAGCCGGATGCGCGATAGGCTGGGCGGGCTGAATTCGATGTCGGCCGAGCCGCCCGCCTCGGTGTCGTCGCCCATCGAGCCGTCGTCCTCATGGTGATGGCGCTGGTCGTGGTGGTCGTCAGCTTCATGTTGCTGGCCGCCCCAGCTTGGATCGGGGAAGAGCATCTCGGCCGATTCCAGTTCTTCGTGCGGCAACTCGAGCAGGAATTGACTGGGGACCGACATCCGTTGCGCGCCGCGGAAATCGCGATATCGAGACAGGCTCAGGTGCAATTCCTCGCGCGCCCGCGTGATCCCGACGAACAGCAGCCGCCGCTCCTCCTCGAGTTCCTCGGGCGATTGCCGGCTCCGCTCGTGCGGCAAGAGCCCCTCTTCCACGGCAATCACGAACACCACGGGGAATTCCAGACCCTTGGCGGCGTGCATCGTCATCAGCGTCACGCGGTCGTCGTCCGCCTCCCAGGCGTCGGTGTCGTTCACGAGGCAGGCCTGCTCGAGGAAGTTTTCGAGCCGGTTCTCTCCCGGATTCTGCTCGTCGAACTCGTGCGCGGCCGTGATCAATTCCTCGATGTTGGCCAGCCGTTCCTGATCGGCTTCGTCGTCGGAATCCTTGAGCGCCTGCTGATAGCCCGATTCGGCGAGCACTTGCCGCATGATCTCCTGCACGGAACCGGTGCTGGACAGCGACAAGCGGTCGTACATCGCGACGAACTTGGCCACGGCCACGGCGGCGCGCTTGTTGAGCGACTCGATCAATCCCGCCTCGCGGGCGGCGTCGAGCAGCGGCTTGCCCCGGCGGGCGGCGTGGTCCACAAGCTGCTGGATCGTGGAGCGGCCAATTCCCCGCGGCGGCGTATTGATGATCCGCAGCAGGGCCACGTTGTCGCGCGGGTTGTTCAGAAGGTGCAGGTAGGCCAGGATGTCTTTGATCTCCTTGCGCTGATAGAACTCCAGTCCGTTGACCATCTGATACGGAACAGCGAATTCGCGCAGGGCGAATTCCAGCGACCGCGACAAGGCGTTGACGCGGTAGAAAATCGCGAAATCGCGCGGCCGCCGCCGGCCGGCAAGCACATCCTCGGAAATCCGCTGGGCGATCGCCTCGGCCTCGACCTTCTGCGTCACATAGGTAACCAGTCGCACCGGCCGCCCTTCGTCGTTCTCCGTGAAGAGCCGCTTCAACTTGCGCTTGACGTTGTGGGCGATCAGATGATCGGCCACGCGGAGGATTCGCTGCGTGCTGCGGTAATTCTGCTCGAGCCGCACGACTTGCACGTGCGGGAAATCCTTCTCGAAATCGAGGATGTTGTTCAGGTTCGCTCCCCGCCAGCCGTAGATCGATTGGTCGGGGTCGCCGGTGACCGCCAGGTTCG
Proteins encoded:
- a CDS encoding TlpA disulfide reductase family protein, producing the protein MIRKRKTMAWGFLLVLTIGAVAVRADDQAAKEPAAKDTVAAKDRDEKAILAELSATKEKLDAVMPSISSITDADFRKQDGPKVRPLLQQTADLLKELAAAQKDADERQGLEDDRCQYLAMLATLGDDAATAILEKTAAGGSNALAAKAALVLSKWWLGSKNAEAQEKILTDFTAVAKANPASEKVALTLAVMASVGPANDDVAMEAVAVLRKVMTSEKAKQLATELDPNGAQRELIGKPLAAAGRTSTGKTLTSADWKGKVVLIDFWATWCGPCNAEIPRIKELYKTYHSKGFEIVGLDCDSDDDTVNTFIKDKDMTWPQLREESQTEKEPWHPLAAQWGVGGIPTMFLVDKKGVLRFIDAREDTAAKIDKLLAE
- a CDS encoding UvrD-helicase domain-containing protein, whose translation is MESLNPPQQEAVRHGDGPLLILAGPGSGKTRVITHRIAYLLARGVPSYQILALTFTNKAADEMKRRVALLAPGANVWLSTFHRFCARLLRQYAPLVGLTENYTIYDTDDSHKALRHTLEALDLELTHVTPERIQAAISWAKNHLIAPDQYEPRAGSPLGHIVGQVYPAYQARLLASSAVDFDDLLLHIATLLRENAEVRRHLDARYRYILVDEYQDTNLAQYMIVRALSADYPNLAVTGDPDQSIYGWRGANLNNILDFEKDFPHVQVVRLEQNYRSTQRILRVADHLIAHNVKRKLKRLFTENDEGRPVRLVTYVTQKVEAEAIAQRISEDVLAGRRRPRDFAIFYRVNALSRSLEFALREFAVPYQMVNGLEFYQRKEIKDILAYLHLLNNPRDNVALLRIINTPPRGIGRSTIQQLVDHAARRGKPLLDAAREAGLIESLNKRAAVAVAKFVAMYDRLSLSSTGSVQEIMRQVLAESGYQQALKDSDDEADQERLANIEELITAAHEFDEQNPGENRLENFLEQACLVNDTDAWEADDDRVTLMTMHAAKGLEFPVVFVIAVEEGLLPHERSRQSPEELEEERRLLFVGITRAREELHLSLSRYRDFRGAQRMSVPSQFLLELPHEELESAEMLFPDPSWGGQQHEADDHHDQRHHHEDDGSMGDDTEAGGSADIEFSPPSLSRIRLTTAAAMVEEPVAPAAAKQAISPDQFEQGMVVRHPDYGLGKIIAIGGTGPKRAATVLFASAAGDKKFLLIHSQLVPAKPG